In Armatimonadota bacterium, a genomic segment contains:
- the rho gene encoding transcription termination factor Rho encodes MELSELEKKTFEELQEIAATLGVENGFSRRQDLVMSILKAFAEKSGLIFDQGVLEILPDGWGFLRHSNFSPTNTDVYVSQSQIKRFGLKTGDIVSGQVRPPKDTEKYYSLLRVQAVSNQNPEAARSRKSFDDLTPIYPNEQLVLETTQDNYSARFIDLISPIGKGQRGLIVAPPKAGKTTLLKTIANSVTTNFPDVVLIILLIDERPEEVTDIRRSVNGMVVSSTFDELPENHMRVADMVLEMSKRLVESGKDVVVLLDSITRLSRASNLTVNPSGRTLSGGLDPSALYRPKRFIGAARNIEEGGSLTVIGTALVETGSRMDDAIFEEFKATGNMELVLDRNLAERRIFPAIDTKRSGTRHDELLYDDDTLKRVWQLQRLLAALDTAEATELLRDRFKHTKSNKEFLQIVDKTLKSNDID; translated from the coding sequence TTGGAACTATCTGAACTAGAAAAAAAGACGTTCGAGGAACTGCAGGAGATAGCGGCTACTCTAGGAGTAGAAAACGGCTTCTCTAGACGTCAGGACCTTGTTATGAGCATCCTCAAGGCGTTTGCGGAAAAGAGCGGGCTTATCTTTGATCAGGGTGTGCTCGAAATCCTGCCGGACGGCTGGGGTTTCCTGCGGCACTCGAACTTCTCACCCACAAATACCGATGTATATGTCTCACAGTCGCAGATCAAGCGATTCGGACTCAAGACGGGTGACATAGTCTCGGGACAGGTGCGGCCGCCGAAAGATACCGAGAAATACTACAGTCTGCTGCGCGTGCAGGCAGTGAGCAATCAGAACCCCGAAGCAGCGAGGTCTCGCAAAAGCTTTGATGACCTAACTCCAATATATCCGAATGAGCAACTTGTTCTTGAAACTACACAGGACAACTACTCCGCGCGCTTTATAGACCTCATCTCGCCTATTGGTAAGGGACAGAGGGGTCTGATTGTCGCTCCGCCGAAAGCCGGCAAGACGACGCTGCTTAAGACCATAGCAAACAGCGTCACTACCAACTTCCCGGATGTCGTCCTCATAATTCTGCTGATTGATGAGCGTCCTGAAGAAGTAACGGATATACGCCGCTCGGTCAATGGAATGGTAGTCAGCTCCACATTCGATGAGCTGCCTGAAAACCATATGCGCGTCGCCGATATGGTCCTTGAAATGAGTAAGAGGCTGGTCGAGTCGGGTAAGGATGTAGTAGTGCTGCTCGACAGCATCACCCGACTTTCGAGAGCGTCGAACCTGACTGTGAACCCCAGCGGGCGGACTTTGTCGGGTGGTTTGGACCCGAGCGCTCTATATAGGCCCAAGCGGTTTATCGGCGCAGCGAGAAATATCGAAGAGGGTGGAAGCCTTACGGTTATAGGCACCGCACTTGTCGAGACTGGAAGCCGCATGGATGATGCGATCTTCGAAGAATTCAAAGCTACGGGTAACATGGAACTGGTCCTGGACCGTAACCTTGCCGAGCGCCGTATATTCCCGGCAATCGACACTAAGAGGTCCGGCACTCGCCATGACGAACTGCTTTACGATGATGACACCCTGAAGCGGGTCTGGCAATTGCAAAGGCTCCTGGCAGCTCTCGATACCGCCGAAGCGACTGAATTGCTGCGTGACCGGTTTAAACATACAAAATCAAACAAGGAATTTCTGCAGATTGTGGATAAAACACTTAAGAGTAACGATATAGATTAG